One region of Eupeodes corollae chromosome 1, idEupCoro1.1, whole genome shotgun sequence genomic DNA includes:
- the LOC129944394 gene encoding uncharacterized protein LOC129944394, with protein sequence MAEPTLDELKQQRASTKGSISRIKNIVESNSNALTSTELECRLGILESYFKQILAYQTKIEVLLPTDTSRGEIEDLYITAKTKILSLLGTGRRSSIADMTVSTVPHTISHLPKQRLPKFSGRYSDYKNFINSYNNLVENDLSLTKIEKFNYLLSCLSDQALGTVKAFQVTEANYPKALLSLKERYDNDCLIFLEYISQLIELPKVQKASSVSLRSLVDNISALITFYRIA encoded by the coding sequence atggcTGAACCAACACTTGatgaattaaaacaacaacgagCTTCTACTAAAGGAAGTATATCTCGGATAAAGAATATCGTGGAATCCAATTCTAACGCCCTAACTTCAACTGAACTTGAATGTCGTCTAGGAATTTTGGAGtcgtattttaaacaaatattagcaTATCAAACCAAAATAGAAGTTTTATTACCAACAGATACTAGTAGAGGTGAAATAGAAGATTTGTACATCAccgcaaaaactaaaattctttCGCTTTTGGGTACTGGTAGACGAAGTAGTATCGCAGACATGACAGTTTCTACTGTCCCACATACAATTAGTCATCTTCCAAAACAACGTTTACCAAAGTTTAGTGGAAGATATTCAGactataaaaattttataaattcgtaCAACAATTTGGTAGAAAATGATTTAAGtttgacaaaaatagaaaaatttaattacttgCTTTCTTGTTTGAGTGATCAAGCTCTTGGCACAGTTAAGGCTTTTCAAGTCACGGAAGCCAATTATCCCAAGGCACTTCTTAGTTTGAAAGAGCGCTATGATAATGATTGCCTCATTTTCTTAGAATATATCTCACAGCTGATCGAATTACCTAAGGTTCAAAAAGCTTCTTCTGTTTCTCTACGGAGCTTGGTAGACAATATTTCGGCGTTGATTACTTTCTATAGGATCGCATGA